The nucleotide sequence TTCTTCCAGAAGTCTGTAGGATCTAACAGCTTCTCCCTCTTCATAAACCGATTTTACTTTTTCATCAGAAAGAGAGCCTACGAAATACGGCATTGGGACGATACCGTTGTCGGGGATTTCTTCTAGACTAACGAGTTTAAACTCCCTCCCTGCTTTTAGCTCCCTTTCAATAAGTTCCCATCCCTCTTTTGGTTCACCCCCTCCACCGGTTCCTAAAACAGTGCATCCTTCAATCAAATCTTTTAAGTCCTGTTCAGTCAGCACTCTCATCTTTTCACCTCCCAGAAAACAATCCTTTCTTTCCGTGTTTGACAATATTAAACAAGGAGCGTGCAACGGAGTAAGTCGTCAAAAGAGGTTCTAAAACGGGAACTTTGTATTCATCCCAAATCTCTTTTCTTAAATTCTCTGCAATTACGCTAAACCCCGTACATCCCAGAACAACTACATCTGCCCCATCTTCGATAACTCTTTCGCATGCTTTCTTCGTTTCTTCATATAACTCACTGCTATTCTCCAAAATATCTTCGACAGAGAATTTTATCCTCCTGATTGATATGAGTTTGTCAAATACTCCATATTCCCTTGCCTGCATTCTTGTCCATGATATCAAGTTATCTCCGGGACCAATAACTGAAAATTCCCCGAGCATTGCTGCGATATGCATCGTTGTTTCTCCGGCTCCAAAAACTGGAATATCGAGGTTCTCCCTCAGTTCAAATAAACAAGGATCAGCAAAGCAATCTATCACAATTGCAGATGAATTTTTAAGTTCATCAAGGATTTTTAGAACTTTTGAGCATGCAAAGGTTTTATCTGTGAAGTTTTCTATAGTTTTAGGACCATCTTTAAGTGTTATGACTCTGAACTCATCTTTCGGGAAATATTTCTTTAGATAATCCCTTACGATTTTCTCGAACTCTTTCCCCTTTATTGGATCCAAAATCGTCAACATTATAACTCACCTGCAAAGTGGCACTTAACTAAGTGTCCTCTTTCAACTTCACTCATTTCAGGCTCTTTGGCATCACAAACCCCGGGTTTATAGAAAGGACATCTGGGATGGAATTTACAGCCTTTTGGTGGGTTAAGCGGACTGGGGATTTCCCCAATAACGACACCTTTCTTGAGTGATCTCGCTTTTGGGTCTGGAATTGGAATTGAACTTAGGAGCATTCTCGTATATGGATGCATGGGATTGTCAAAAACCTGATCCAATGTTCCCACTTCAACAAGGTTTCCAAGATACATAACACCAACCTTATCTGCTAGATACCTCACAACACCCAAATCATGGGAAATAAAGAGGTACGTCAAATTCATCTCCTTCTGCAAGCTATCTAACAGGTTGAGAACCTGAGCCTGAACAGAGACATCTAAAGCTGATGTTGGTTCATCTAAAACTAAGAACTCTGGATCCAATGCTAGGGCCCTTGCTATTGCCACCCTCTGACACTGTCCACCGCTCAATTCATCAGGATACTTCTTTGCATGCTCTTCACTGAGTCCAACTGCTTCAAGAAGTTCAAGAACCCTGTCCTCAATGTTCTCATGACCATATTCTCTCAATGGTTCAGCAATTATGTCGAAGATCGTTAATCTCGGATTCAAAGAAGAATAGGGGTCCTGATAGATTATTTGCATTTTAGGCCTTATTCTCTTTAGCTCCTCTTTGGATAAAGCCGTGATTTCGATGTCATTAAAATAAACCTTTCCTCCCGTTGGTTCGTATAATCTCAAAATCGTTCTTCCCGTTGTGGATTTACCGCTTCCACTCTCACCTACGAGTCCAAAAGTTTCACCATCTTGAATTTCAAAAGATACATCATCCACAGCTTTGAGCCAAAGAACCTTTTTTCGCAGAAATCCTTGAGTTACGGGGAAATACTTTTTGAGATGTTCAACTTTAATCATCCAAATCCCCTCCATAAAGGTGACATGCAACAAAATGCCCCGAAGAATACTCTATGAGTTCAGGTTTTGCTTTTTTGCAGATGTCCTTCATATGGTCACATCTAGGATGAAACCTGCATCCACTTGGCGGATTTATTAAGCTTGGAACGCTTCCTCTGAGAGGCTTAAGTGGTTTCTTCTGTCTTGGATCTGGAACAACCGAAAGCAATCCCTTGGTGTATGGATGAAGTGGGTTTTCAAAGAGCTCCTCGGTTTCTGTAATTTCCACTATGTTTCCGGCGTACATGACGCCAACCCTATCACATACTTCAGCGACGACTCCTAAATCGTGAGTTATCAGCAAAACCGAGAAGTTGTACTGATTTTTCAAGTCTAAAATTAACTCAAGAATTTGCTTTTGAATTGTAACATCCAAAGCTGTTGTTGGTTCATCAGCTATCAGAAGTGAGGGATTGGAGGAAAGTGCCATTGCAATCATTACTCTCTGTCTCATTCCACCACTGAGCTCATGAGGATAAGAATTTAACACTCTATCTGCCGGTAGACCAACTGCTTTAAGAAGTTTCTTCGCATGCTCAATTGCCCGCTCTTTTTCAAGACCTTCATGAAGCATTATCACGTCAATCATTTGATCTTTTATTTTGAAAAGAGGATTTAGAGATGTCATTGGGTCTTGGAAGATTATCGAGATTTCTTTGCCCCTTATCTTCCTCATTTCTTCTTCTGATTTCTCAAGTAAGTTTTCCCCCTTGAACAGTATTTTACCAGAAACCTCTGCATTTGATGGCAAGAGTCGTAAGATGCTAAGTGCAGTAACACTCTTTCCACATCCAGTTTCTCCAACAAGGCCAAAGACTTCTCCCTTATGTATTGTCAGATTCACACCATTAAGGACCTTTGCGATTCCCCAAAGGGTTCTAAAGTTAACATATAGGTCTTTTATCTGGAGGAGCTCTTTCATAGGAATCTCCTCCTGAGCCTTGGATCAATAACTTCCCTAACTGCGTCACCCAGCAAGTTGAATGCAATAACTGTAATGAATATTGCCAAACCTGGGAAAACAGGATACCACCAATAGTTGAGGAAGTAATCCTTTCCTTCGCTTACCATAAGCCCCCAATCTGGTGTTGGTGGCTGGACACCCAAACCAAGGAAGCTCAATGCTGCAGCTTCAAGTATAGCTGATCCCATGTCCATCGTTGCTTGGACTATAACAGGAGAAATGGAGTTCGGCAATATATGCCTAAGCATTATTTTCCAATCAGCAATTCCCATTGCCTTTGCAGCTTCGACATATGGTCTTTCCTTAACTGATATTGCCATCCCCCTAGCAAGTCTCGTATACCATGGCCACCAGCTTATTGCCAAAGCCAAGATTGCATTGACCATTCCTCTTCCTAGAGTTGTGGCTATTAACAATGCCAAGAGAAGCGGTGGAAACGCCAAGAATATGTCAGTTATACGCATTACTGCCAAATCTACTTTGCCACCAAAGTACCCTGCTATTAGTCCCAGAGGCACTCCAATTAACAGGGCAAGAGCTACAACAGAAAATCCTATTATCAAAGATGTTCTTGTACCATAAATAACCCTACTTAACACATCTCTCCCTAGGTGATCTGTCCCAAATGGATGTTTCCAGCTTGGAGGCTGCAAACGCTCCTTTAAATTAGGCTCACCCAAAGCTTGTTCTGGATATGGGGCCAATATTGGAGCAAGAATGGCTATTAAAACCAATGCAATAATTATGGATAACCCTAAAATTGAAAGCTTATTCCTGAACAGGATTTTAAGCATTTCTTCCTTTCTCATTTCCATCCCTCACAGCTTTATTCTTGGATCAAGATAAACTTGGACTATGTCAACAATCAGGTTAATGAAGACATAAGCAGTTGCCGCAACAATTGTAACTCCAAGAACAGCTGGATAATCCATGCTGAGAATTGAATATGCTGCATACCTTCCAAGTCCTGGCCAATTGAATATCAGCTCTACCAGAAATGCTCCAACAAGTGTATATGCAAAGGATAATCCAATGGTTATCAACGCTGGAGCTATTGCATTTTTAAGGGCATATTTAAAATATATCCTTCTTGGTGGAATTCCATATGCCCAAGCCGTCCTTATGTAATTTTCTTGGAGAACCTCAATCATCATTGAGCGAACTTGTCTAGTTATTAATCCGATAGGATACATTGCCAAAGTAATTGCCGGTAATATAATATGCTTCAGTGCATCTATAAATACCGGAATGTTTCCTGTTATCAAAGAATCAATGAGATAAAATCCAGTTATAACTTTGAGGGGATGTTGCAAAAGTACAACTGTATCAACTCTACCAGCCAGAGGGAGCAACTGCAGGTGTTTGAAAAATATCAGCTGAAGAACAATTCCAAACCAAAATGCAGGTAAAGAGACGCCACTTATCGCAAAAAGCCTGCTAAGATTATCTAACCAAGAATCCTTTTTAACAGCCGAGTAAACGCCAAGGGGAATTCCAATGAGTATTGCAATAAATTCCGCAACAAGGATAAGCTCAAACGTTGCAGTAAAAGCTGATTTTAAATCTTGAACAACAGGATTATGAGTTCTTATTGAAATCCCCAAATCTCCATGAAGAAGTGACCAGAGATAATAAGCGTATTGTTTTATCAGAGGGTCATTTAAATGAAGCTGTTCCCTTGCTTTCTCTATAGCTTCTGGGGTTGGGTGGGCACCAACATATAACGCTGCTGGGTCTGAGGGGATTACTCTAGATACAAAGAACACAAGTGTAACAACACCAATAATGACAAAAATCGCCAACACGAGTCTATAGGCAACATATTCCCTGAACTTCATTTTATCACCCTCTTAAATTAGAAAAAAGAAAGGAGCTAAGCCTTATGCAGTTCATAGAAGAACACAACTTGTGGATATCCTGGGTTGTCCTTGAATCCCTTTATGCTCTTGTGATAGACATAGACATCGTCAGGGTAGTAGAGGAATATCGCAGGGGCATCTTCAATCAGTATCTTTTCAGCCTTCTTGTAAAGCTCAGCAGCTTTTTCTGGTTGGGTTCCTTCCAATGTAACTGCCTCATCAATGAGCTTGTCAAACTCTGAATTACAGTAGTAACAGAGGTTGAAGTTTATCTCCTCTTCACAATGGAACATGTTAAAGAGGAAGTCATAGGGGGTTGGATATGTTGGCCACCAATACATCATGAATATGTCTTGGGCTTTCGCTGGGTCACTTTTTGCTAAAGCCCATTGTTGCTCCCAGTTCATTGGTCTTATTTCAACTTCAATACCAAGCTTTTTCCACTCTGCTTTGATTATCTCAGCAACTTTTGCTTCCGCCTCATCACCTTGAGTGTATGTGAGAACTAGTTTAAAGCCTCCATTTGGATATCCAGCTTTTGCTAAAAGTTCTTTCGCTTTGTTGAGGTCATAATGATAAGTTGGCAAGTCCTCAAAGTAGCCAAACATTCCCTTTGGTATCGGACCCTTTGCTACCTCACCATATCCATGTAGGACATACTGAACGATATCCTGGTAAGGAACAGCATAGCTTAGGGCTTGTCTAACGAGTTTGTTGTCTAAAGGTGGTTTCTTTGTGTTGAAGAATGCATACAGTTCTTGATAAGAAGGCGTTTGGTCAACGACAACATTTGGGTTCTCCTTAAGCTTGGGTATATCATCAAGAGGCAGGTCTCTTGTAATTTGGATTTCACCACTAACTACCATTTGTTCTCTCAGTGATGCGTCTGGAACAATTTTTATTATCGCCACATCGAACTGGTCATCACTCCATCCTCCCCAGTATTCAGGGAATTTCTTCAAAATGACCTCCGTCTTTGGATCGTACTTATCTATCATATATGGTCCAGTTCCTGCATCATGTCCCTTGTTCAACCAGTCGGCGATTGCATTATCATCACCAAGTTTTGATAGATATTTGCTATCCATTATGTAGGCTCCATATGCGGATGAAGCTATTAATGGGAGATTTGCGGGATATTTTAGGTAGAATTTGATAGTATACTCATCGACAATTTCAATTTTCTTTACAGGATCCCAGATAAATGCTGGTCCAAGTCCCATTCTAATTGTTCTCTCAATTGACCACTTGACGTCTTCAGCTGTCATTTCATTACCTGTGTGGAATTTAACTCCCTTCCTTAAATGAAACGTCCAGACTGTTCCATTTTCGTTGCTTTCCCAAGATGTGGCAAGCCAGGGTTTTAATCCCTCTGGAGTATATTTCACAAGACACTCATAGACATTTGCAAGAACCACTATTGAATTTGAAAATTCTGTGCTTGGATCCAAAGTTATCATTTCACTTCCATATCCATAAATTACAACATTTGTTGTTTCACTCGTTGATTGTGCAGAGGAAGTTGCGGGTTTTTGTGTTTGAGTTGTTGATGTTTCCCCTCCAATACATCCACTTGCAATCACTCCAAATATAATAACGGCTACTACCAAGATAGCAAACTCTTTTTTCACATATACCACCTCGTTTGTTTACACATGCAACTCTTCGTAAATCTTTCACATTTTTTTAAATTTTTTCAAAAATTCTTTGTCATTTTGTTAATTTCTTGAAAATATCTGTTAGGTCTTTCTGAATTTTTGAACTATCTTGATAATTTAAAGTTTAGTCAGAAATAATTAAAGATTTAATAATATTTAACATTATCTGTTCAATTTTTTCAACATATATTGACAAGATTGTTCACAACATGATTTTACTAATATTAACTGCTATGGAGTTATAACTTTATCATCTCTGAAAAGTTAAGAACATAGATGTACTATAACGAAATTTATAGTTGATAAATGTTCATCGAGCATGTTTGTATTTCATAGGCTTTGTAAAGAGCTTCGGACTTGATACTGCTGGTAAAATGAGGCTTTTTTGAATTATCTTACGTCCCGTGATAAAATTCTCTATTGTTTTCTTGAGCTCTTTAAAATCCTTATCGAAAAATTTTATAACAATATCATACTCCCCTATATATTCATCTATTTCAAAGACCTTAGGATTTTCAATTGCCTCCTGTATAAAGGCCTCAATTTCTTCTTTCTCGGCATCTTCCCTAAACTTCAAAATAACATCAGCAGATGCTAGTCCAAATTCTTCAAAAATTAACATGCCCATTACTTGAAGATAGCCTTTTTCTTGAAGAGCAATTCTGTGTCTTCTTGCCGTTGGAACAGAAACTCCAAGCATTCTTGCTAATTCTGTATCCGGTATTCTACCATTTTCTCTCAGGGCTAGATATATCATAACATCAATATCACTTAACTCCCCCTTGCTCATATGTTTCCAAAATTCAATCTCCTCTTTACTCCATTTAATAACTCCTCTTCTATTTCTACTTTTGTCATTTCTATTTTTCATCTTTATCACCTAATTCCCATAGCTATTTTAATTTAGTTAAAAATTCCTTATAACTTTTAAAGAATAAACCAAAACAAGAGTAATGGAATTAAAAACTCTATTCACTTTTGAGTATCTTTGCAAGCTCTTTAGAGAGCTCATCAAGGAACTCTATGAACATTTCTTCATCATACATTACTAGATCCATTTTCTCTTTAATCATCTTTTGGAGCTTTATTATTTGTTCATTGACTTTCCCTTCTTTCCTCATAATTTCAATTAGTCTTGAGGCTGCATCCACTAACCTCAATGGGCCATAAAGCGGAGGTTCATCAACACATCCTCTTGCACTAGTTATTAAAAATGCCAACAACTTGAAATGATCATCCTTTAAAATGTCTTCCATATCTTTCAACGTGCACTACCTCCTCCAGAGGTCTTCTTTTGGGAGGTTTAGGCCAAAACTTAGGATAACCCAAGCTTAATATCAAAACCGGCTCGACGTGTTCTGGAATACCTATCAGCTCTTTCCATGCTGATTTGCTGAAAGATACTATTGGACATGAGCCAATACCCATTGAATATGCAATCAGCATCATGTTTTGAGCTGCCATCGAA is from Thermococcus paralvinellae and encodes:
- a CDS encoding aspartate/glutamate racemase family protein, with product MLTILDPIKGKEFEKIVRDYLKKYFPKDEFRVITLKDGPKTIENFTDKTFACSKVLKILDELKNSSAIVIDCFADPCLFELRENLDIPVFGAGETTMHIAAMLGEFSVIGPGDNLISWTRMQAREYGVFDKLISIRRIKFSVEDILENSSELYEETKKACERVIEDGADVVVLGCTGFSVIAENLRKEIWDEYKVPVLEPLLTTYSVARSLFNIVKHGKKGLFSGR
- a CDS encoding ABC transporter ATP-binding protein, giving the protein MIKVEHLKKYFPVTQGFLRKKVLWLKAVDDVSFEIQDGETFGLVGESGSGKSTTGRTILRLYEPTGGKVYFNDIEITALSKEELKRIRPKMQIIYQDPYSSLNPRLTIFDIIAEPLREYGHENIEDRVLELLEAVGLSEEHAKKYPDELSGGQCQRVAIARALALDPEFLVLDEPTSALDVSVQAQVLNLLDSLQKEMNLTYLFISHDLGVVRYLADKVGVMYLGNLVEVGTLDQVFDNPMHPYTRMLLSSIPIPDPKARSLKKGVVIGEIPSPLNPPKGCKFHPRCPFYKPGVCDAKEPEMSEVERGHLVKCHFAGEL
- a CDS encoding ABC transporter ATP-binding protein — protein: MKELLQIKDLYVNFRTLWGIAKVLNGVNLTIHKGEVFGLVGETGCGKSVTALSILRLLPSNAEVSGKILFKGENLLEKSEEEMRKIRGKEISIIFQDPMTSLNPLFKIKDQMIDVIMLHEGLEKERAIEHAKKLLKAVGLPADRVLNSYPHELSGGMRQRVMIAMALSSNPSLLIADEPTTALDVTIQKQILELILDLKNQYNFSVLLITHDLGVVAEVCDRVGVMYAGNIVEITETEELFENPLHPYTKGLLSVVPDPRQKKPLKPLRGSVPSLINPPSGCRFHPRCDHMKDICKKAKPELIEYSSGHFVACHLYGGDLDD
- the nikC gene encoding nickel transporter permease produces the protein MRKEEMLKILFRNKLSILGLSIIIALVLIAILAPILAPYPEQALGEPNLKERLQPPSWKHPFGTDHLGRDVLSRVIYGTRTSLIIGFSVVALALLIGVPLGLIAGYFGGKVDLAVMRITDIFLAFPPLLLALLIATTLGRGMVNAILALAISWWPWYTRLARGMAISVKERPYVEAAKAMGIADWKIMLRHILPNSISPVIVQATMDMGSAILEAAALSFLGLGVQPPTPDWGLMVSEGKDYFLNYWWYPVFPGLAIFITVIAFNLLGDAVREVIDPRLRRRFL
- a CDS encoding ABC transporter permease → MKFREYVAYRLVLAIFVIIGVVTLVFFVSRVIPSDPAALYVGAHPTPEAIEKAREQLHLNDPLIKQYAYYLWSLLHGDLGISIRTHNPVVQDLKSAFTATFELILVAEFIAILIGIPLGVYSAVKKDSWLDNLSRLFAISGVSLPAFWFGIVLQLIFFKHLQLLPLAGRVDTVVLLQHPLKVITGFYLIDSLITGNIPVFIDALKHIILPAITLAMYPIGLITRQVRSMMIEVLQENYIRTAWAYGIPPRRIYFKYALKNAIAPALITIGLSFAYTLVGAFLVELIFNWPGLGRYAAYSILSMDYPAVLGVTIVAATAYVFINLIVDIVQVYLDPRIKL
- a CDS encoding ABC transporter substrate-binding protein, with the protein product MKKEFAILVVAVIIFGVIASGCIGGETSTTQTQKPATSSAQSTSETTNVVIYGYGSEMITLDPSTEFSNSIVVLANVYECLVKYTPEGLKPWLATSWESNENGTVWTFHLRKGVKFHTGNEMTAEDVKWSIERTIRMGLGPAFIWDPVKKIEIVDEYTIKFYLKYPANLPLIASSAYGAYIMDSKYLSKLGDDNAIADWLNKGHDAGTGPYMIDKYDPKTEVILKKFPEYWGGWSDDQFDVAIIKIVPDASLREQMVVSGEIQITRDLPLDDIPKLKENPNVVVDQTPSYQELYAFFNTKKPPLDNKLVRQALSYAVPYQDIVQYVLHGYGEVAKGPIPKGMFGYFEDLPTYHYDLNKAKELLAKAGYPNGGFKLVLTYTQGDEAEAKVAEIIKAEWKKLGIEVEIRPMNWEQQWALAKSDPAKAQDIFMMYWWPTYPTPYDFLFNMFHCEEEINFNLCYYCNSEFDKLIDEAVTLEGTQPEKAAELYKKAEKILIEDAPAIFLYYPDDVYVYHKSIKGFKDNPGYPQVVFFYELHKA
- a CDS encoding Lrp/AsnC family transcriptional regulator translates to MKNRNDKSRNRRGVIKWSKEEIEFWKHMSKGELSDIDVMIYLALRENGRIPDTELARMLGVSVPTARRHRIALQEKGYLQVMGMLIFEEFGLASADVILKFREDAEKEEIEAFIQEAIENPKVFEIDEYIGEYDIVIKFFDKDFKELKKTIENFITGRKIIQKSLILPAVSSPKLFTKPMKYKHAR
- a CDS encoding DUF6092 family protein, with translation MEDILKDDHFKLLAFLITSARGCVDEPPLYGPLRLVDAASRLIEIMRKEGKVNEQIIKLQKMIKEKMDLVMYDEEMFIEFLDELSKELAKILKSE